The proteins below are encoded in one region of Pseudoduganella armeniaca:
- the ubiT gene encoding ubiquinone anaerobic biosynthesis accessory factor UbiT, with protein MNAPRLPRAAAPLTLPPLIGRLGGKLPLLPGAALFATGLNLALRPALPADVRASLEGRHLRIRVLDAGLAFDVAWQGSRFVPRAHGAAPDLDIAANAADLLALMRRETDPDTLFFGRRLSMQGDTELGLLVKNTLDALELTLPDLHPLALLRWLRETRSGFRQTN; from the coding sequence ATGAACGCGCCGCGCCTGCCCCGGGCCGCCGCGCCCCTCACGCTGCCGCCCTTGATCGGACGGCTGGGCGGCAAGCTGCCGCTGCTGCCCGGCGCCGCGCTGTTCGCAACAGGCCTGAACCTGGCCCTGCGGCCAGCCTTGCCGGCCGACGTGCGCGCCAGCCTGGAAGGGCGCCACCTGCGCATCCGCGTGCTCGATGCCGGCCTGGCCTTCGACGTGGCCTGGCAGGGCAGCCGCTTCGTGCCGCGCGCGCACGGCGCCGCTCCGGACCTGGACATCGCGGCCAACGCGGCCGACCTCCTGGCGCTGATGCGGCGCGAGACCGACCCGGATACGCTGTTCTTCGGCCGGCGCCTGTCGATGCAGGGCGACACGGAACTGGGCCTGCTGGTCAAGAATACGCTGGATGCGCTGGAGCTCACCCTGCCGGACCTGCACCCGCTGGCGCTGCTGCGCTGGTTGCGCGAGACCCGCTCTGGCTTCCGACAGACCAATTGA
- the ubiV gene encoding ubiquinone anaerobic biosynthesis protein UbiV, translating to MRIAVGPLLYYWPRATVMSFYEEVAAGPADIVYLGETVCSRRHELRAADWIAVAELLRGAGKEVVLSSMALLESSADVTALRKLAQNGRFEIEANDMGAVQLTDGRPFVAGPHLNIYNGGTLQLLHSMGARRWVMPLEMSRKSLEVLQAARPAGMETEVFALGRMPLAFSARCFTARHRNLPKDDCRFSCIAHPDGLRMDTREGQPFLVLNGIQTQSAAVYNLAGEYDALAASGVDVLRISPQSAHTGSIVAHFDALRRGADAAATAANVTALLPDAACNGYWHGRPGLELAGRAA from the coding sequence CTGAGAATCGCCGTCGGGCCGCTGCTGTACTACTGGCCGCGCGCCACCGTCATGTCGTTTTACGAGGAGGTGGCCGCCGGGCCGGCCGACATCGTCTACCTGGGCGAGACCGTCTGCTCGCGTCGGCATGAGCTGCGCGCCGCCGACTGGATCGCGGTGGCCGAGCTGTTGCGCGGTGCCGGCAAGGAGGTGGTGCTGTCCAGCATGGCGCTGCTGGAGTCGAGCGCGGACGTGACGGCCTTGCGCAAGCTGGCGCAGAACGGCCGCTTCGAGATCGAGGCCAACGACATGGGCGCCGTGCAGCTGACCGACGGCCGGCCGTTCGTGGCCGGACCACACCTGAACATCTACAACGGCGGTACCCTGCAGCTGCTGCATTCGATGGGCGCGCGGCGCTGGGTCATGCCGCTGGAGATGAGCCGCAAGTCGCTCGAGGTGCTGCAGGCCGCCCGGCCGGCCGGCATGGAGACGGAGGTGTTCGCGCTGGGCCGCATGCCGCTGGCATTCTCGGCACGCTGCTTCACGGCGCGCCACCGCAACCTGCCGAAGGACGACTGCCGCTTCAGCTGCATCGCCCACCCGGACGGCTTGCGCATGGACACGCGCGAGGGCCAGCCCTTCCTGGTCCTGAACGGCATCCAGACCCAGTCGGCGGCCGTCTACAACCTGGCCGGCGAGTACGACGCGCTGGCGGCCAGCGGCGTCGACGTGCTGCGTATCAGCCCGCAGTCGGCGCATACCGGGTCGATCGTCGCGCATTTCGACGCGTTGCGCCGCGGCGCCGATGCCGCCGCCACCGCGGCCAACGTGACGGCGCTGCTGCCGGACGCCGCCTGCAACGGCTACTGGCACGGCCGGCCCGGCCTGGAACTGGCCGGGAGGGCGGCATGA
- the ubiU gene encoding ubiquinone anaerobic biosynthesis protein UbiU translates to MTEPSSPSSFELVCPAGSLPALKAAVDNGADCVYLGFRDATNARNFAGLNFDEAAIAQGIAYAKARGRKVLLALNTYPQPGMEALWRGAIERAAGAGVDAVILADPGLMRYAAERFPQLRLHLSVQGSATNVEAIAFYRRHFGIARAVLPRVLSLAQVEHVVANTDVEIEVFGFGSLCVMVEGRCALSSYATGESPNTHGVCSPARAVRWENGPRGLESRLNGVLIDRYAEHEHASYPTLCKGRFDVADETYYAIEEPASLNTLELLPRLMEIGVRAVKIEGRQRSPAYVAQVTRVWRDAIDAARGNAARFAVKPDWMNQLNALAEGQQHTLGAYHRAWK, encoded by the coding sequence ATGACCGAACCGTCTTCCCCTTCCTCCTTCGAACTGGTGTGCCCGGCCGGCAGCCTGCCCGCGCTGAAAGCGGCTGTGGACAACGGCGCCGACTGCGTCTACCTGGGCTTTCGCGACGCCACCAATGCGCGCAACTTCGCCGGCCTGAATTTCGACGAAGCCGCCATCGCCCAAGGCATCGCCTATGCCAAGGCGCGTGGCCGCAAGGTGCTGCTGGCCCTGAACACCTATCCGCAACCGGGCATGGAGGCGCTGTGGCGCGGCGCCATCGAGCGCGCCGCCGGCGCCGGCGTGGATGCCGTGATCCTGGCCGATCCGGGCCTGATGCGCTACGCCGCCGAACGTTTCCCGCAACTGCGGCTGCACCTGTCGGTGCAGGGCTCGGCGACGAACGTCGAGGCCATCGCGTTCTACCGGCGCCATTTCGGCATCGCCCGCGCCGTGCTGCCGCGCGTGCTGTCGCTGGCGCAGGTCGAGCACGTCGTCGCCAACACCGACGTCGAGATCGAGGTGTTCGGCTTCGGCAGTCTGTGCGTGATGGTGGAAGGGCGCTGCGCGCTGTCGTCGTATGCCACCGGCGAATCGCCCAACACCCACGGCGTGTGCTCGCCGGCGCGCGCGGTGCGCTGGGAGAACGGCCCGCGCGGCCTCGAATCGCGCCTGAACGGCGTGCTGATCGACCGCTACGCCGAGCACGAACACGCCAGCTACCCGACCTTGTGCAAGGGTCGCTTCGACGTGGCCGACGAGACCTACTACGCGATCGAGGAACCGGCCAGCCTGAACACGCTGGAGCTGCTGCCCCGGCTGATGGAAATCGGCGTGCGGGCGGTCAAGATCGAGGGTCGCCAGCGCAGCCCCGCCTACGTGGCCCAGGTCACGCGGGTGTGGCGCGACGCCATCGACGCGGCGCGCGGCAACGCTGCCCGCTTTGCCGTCAAGCCGGACTGGATGAACCAACTGAACGCACTGGCCGAAGGCCAGCAACACACGCTGGGCGCGTACCACCGCGCCTGGAAATAA
- a CDS encoding hemerythrin domain-containing protein, translated as MTTLHEYLADEHRACDAHYLQAEAHIADRDWEAACDAFGRFACALEQHLRGEEALLFPAMEKVLGSGAGPTAVMRMEHQHIRVLVQRMADAIDAHDANACFDHADSLRILMHQHNLKEENVLYPTALHLLGASAQPLLEQLRRQWEQPVGEAA; from the coding sequence ATGACCACGCTGCACGAGTACCTGGCCGACGAGCACCGCGCCTGCGATGCCCACTATCTGCAGGCGGAAGCGCACATCGCCGACCGCGACTGGGAAGCCGCCTGCGACGCGTTCGGCCGCTTCGCCTGCGCGCTGGAACAGCATCTGCGCGGCGAGGAAGCGCTGCTGTTCCCGGCGATGGAAAAAGTGCTGGGCAGCGGCGCCGGTCCCACCGCCGTGATGCGGATGGAGCACCAGCACATCCGCGTGCTGGTGCAGCGCATGGCCGACGCGATCGACGCGCACGATGCCAACGCCTGCTTCGACCATGCCGACAGCCTGCGCATCCTGATGCACCAACATAATCTGAAGGAAGAGAACGTGCTGTATCCGACCGCCCTGCACCTGCTGGGCGCCAGCGCGCAGCCGCTGCTGGAGCAGTTGCGGCGCCAATGGGAGCAGCCGGTCGGGGAGGCAGCATGA
- a CDS encoding DUF2249 domain-containing protein — MRTSTPADDPLQWPATLLDVGGLEAPEPMVRILEALDTLPERGSLRVLIDREPHPLYRVLERYEFRHRTCPTGDGRYELLIWQVPLSSAA, encoded by the coding sequence ATGAGGACGTCGACGCCCGCGGACGATCCGCTGCAATGGCCCGCCACGCTGCTGGACGTGGGTGGCCTGGAAGCGCCCGAACCGATGGTGCGCATCCTGGAAGCGCTCGACACGCTGCCCGAGCGCGGCAGCCTGCGCGTGCTGATCGACCGCGAGCCGCATCCGCTGTACCGCGTGCTGGAGCGCTACGAATTCCGCCACCGCACCTGCCCCACCGGCGACGGCCGCTATGAACTGCTGATCTGGCAGGTGCCCCTGTCCAGCGCCGCATAA
- a CDS encoding permease produces MQRILSFDMNPPLALPLRFFLTVPVFAALAAALLLWQGDAALATRWSPVTLALTHLLTLGCLTMAMTGALLQILPVMAGITVPGSVRAGHAMHGLLVAGTALLALAFLLQRPWLFAPAVAALGLCFLWLLGACTVGLWQQYPSGADASLTAIRLALAALAVTVTLGLLLAVSYAWPTLLALPLLALTDLHATWGLLGWVGLLVIGVAFQVVPMFHVTEPYPRWLTGGYCTTLFLLLVAASLSSGVAEPFRLASLALLGLGHGGFALATLWLLAHRKRPAADVTTLFWRVALASLVAALLAGALPQDDRLDLARGVLLIVGFALATINGMLYKIVPFLTWYHLQHAGDGRKAGVPGIQKIIPATHARGQFALHCAALAVLLAACFFPALLTRPAAALLCLSCGALFVNLWRATRLYARLSRHAAAAPVAVSVPTPVH; encoded by the coding sequence ATGCAACGTATCCTGTCGTTCGACATGAACCCGCCGCTGGCCCTGCCGCTGCGCTTTTTCCTGACGGTTCCCGTGTTCGCCGCGCTGGCCGCCGCCCTGCTGCTGTGGCAGGGCGACGCGGCGCTGGCCACGCGCTGGTCGCCCGTCACGCTGGCCCTGACGCACCTGCTGACCCTGGGCTGCCTGACGATGGCGATGACGGGCGCGCTGCTGCAGATCCTGCCAGTCATGGCCGGCATCACGGTGCCGGGCAGCGTGCGCGCCGGCCACGCCATGCACGGCCTGCTGGTGGCCGGCACGGCGCTGCTGGCGCTGGCCTTCCTGCTGCAGCGGCCCTGGCTGTTCGCGCCGGCCGTGGCCGCGCTGGGCCTGTGCTTCCTGTGGCTGCTGGGGGCCTGCACGGTCGGCCTGTGGCAGCAGTACCCGAGCGGGGCGGATGCGTCGCTGACGGCGATCCGGCTGGCACTGGCCGCGCTGGCCGTGACGGTCACGCTGGGATTGCTGCTGGCCGTGTCCTACGCCTGGCCCACGCTGCTCGCGCTGCCGCTGCTGGCACTGACCGACCTGCACGCCACCTGGGGCCTGCTGGGCTGGGTCGGCCTGCTGGTGATCGGCGTCGCGTTCCAGGTCGTGCCGATGTTCCATGTGACGGAGCCCTACCCGCGCTGGCTGACGGGCGGCTACTGCACCACGCTGTTCCTGCTGCTGGTCGCTGCCTCGCTCTCCAGCGGCGTGGCCGAGCCGTTCCGCCTGGCCAGCCTGGCCCTGCTGGGACTGGGCCATGGCGGCTTCGCGCTGGCGACCCTGTGGCTGCTGGCGCACCGCAAGCGTCCCGCGGCCGACGTCACCACGCTGTTCTGGCGTGTCGCGCTGGCCAGCCTGGTGGCCGCGCTGCTGGCGGGCGCACTGCCGCAGGACGACCGCCTCGACCTGGCACGTGGCGTGCTGCTGATCGTCGGCTTCGCGCTGGCGACCATCAACGGCATGCTGTACAAGATCGTGCCGTTCCTGACCTGGTACCACCTGCAGCACGCGGGCGACGGCCGCAAGGCCGGCGTGCCCGGTATCCAGAAGATCATCCCCGCCACGCACGCGCGCGGCCAGTTCGCGCTGCACTGCGCCGCGCTGGCCGTACTGCTGGCGGCCTGCTTCTTCCCGGCCCTGCTGACGCGCCCCGCCGCGGCGCTGTTGTGCCTTTCCTGCGGCGCGCTGTTCGTCAACCTGTGGCGCGCCACCCGGCTGTATGCCCGGCTCAGTCGCCATGCGGCTGCCGCGCCTGTCGCTGTTTCCGTTCCCACGCCGGTCCACTAA
- a CDS encoding heparinase II/III domain-containing protein, translating to MPRLRHITALTLLAISSITVPHSAAALDIKSEHPRLFATKTDFAALKAAIPTVALPAKYGTVTLKIKPGQLTSRDFKNALIFGTLSHPGNHLYIRHVDDWDTENTIGLQIMLLYSDTNALVNKRINIARSNTATITIHYNNPDKFVSLVVDGGTIEGGAPQPWRQGWEPDQANPQPYYFAKRENDEVLEFKVENSTMDEVWNGRNLDWRLGGAYYFFIEQAKKKVATVMGCSSQPIPSDVNHACNVNTASRAIITETAAELGLAYQLTGQKPYADAALAYSRHIASVPVHTNGEWSMGARVGALGMIYDWIYDYLQEADRADIRAKIKETIRYDVAGTDNDLVGMICGNLNPLAGTTFACSKTANITRNYISGHHGSAIQGAALGLLAIADRETKAEVMPMIDTLHWHQVHQDGDRMAGFLPTRNYISQDGGHQSLFTYGTGDELLLRMAMWRKVQTSGTDALIDAHSNFAPKLVLPYLYGMRKGYVDGARTDWDGTFPAAGDNYDTHSTDGPIASVTLAAALAGDGIAAAFYKDQIQAPRLLWNTEPLWERLYFPGTLAQPRANDLPLAKHFAVAGNVLMRDTWHYNDAVLLDFKSTSFASENHHHLDQNSFSLFYRAPLLVDSGKYDDYYTAHWENYYRRTIAHNTIVVFDPQEAFMRDGKTFSNDGGQWYRGEIYPTLEQIKPGGINALDGVTAFETGDHYTYAVGNASKAYKSGATEKLHHEQGFHRSIIYLRQDGAKPIVLVHDRINSPKKLLATSLLHSVERPETFASQRYLDGGRYAIDGAANPPLRIRNGGGMVTVEPLLPKQATIRIVGGSAAEGRRCVQRPDVSRTTPDEYDCRFTVRGADGISYNYPPRNVFWSPQPPAPDAGNWRIEIAPAAEGATGWQFQRFLNVLRVGVDDGTPKAPENPTSELLASSDNSADAVKLDNDQTVVFSTTYAPVKTLKWGPQNPAASMLVAGLEADKYYRIVCNASTECSVVQEAGEGPGRYKSSAKGVLDYPPAGRR from the coding sequence ATGCCCCGCCTGCGCCACATTACCGCGCTCACACTTCTGGCGATCTCATCGATCACGGTGCCGCATTCTGCTGCAGCGCTCGATATCAAAAGTGAGCACCCGCGGCTATTTGCGACGAAAACCGATTTCGCAGCGCTGAAGGCTGCGATCCCGACCGTGGCGTTGCCAGCGAAATACGGTACCGTGACACTGAAAATCAAGCCTGGCCAGCTTACTTCGCGCGATTTCAAGAATGCGCTCATCTTCGGCACGTTGTCACACCCTGGCAATCACCTGTATATACGCCACGTGGACGACTGGGATACCGAGAACACGATCGGGCTCCAGATCATGCTGCTGTATAGCGATACGAACGCGCTTGTCAACAAGCGCATCAATATCGCCAGGTCGAATACCGCAACCATTACCATTCACTACAACAACCCTGACAAGTTCGTTTCCCTCGTGGTAGACGGCGGTACCATCGAGGGCGGGGCACCGCAGCCGTGGCGTCAGGGATGGGAACCAGACCAGGCCAATCCGCAACCATACTATTTCGCCAAGCGTGAAAACGATGAGGTCCTGGAGTTCAAGGTCGAAAACAGCACAATGGACGAAGTCTGGAATGGCAGGAATCTGGACTGGCGCCTGGGAGGTGCCTATTACTTCTTTATAGAACAGGCAAAAAAGAAAGTCGCTACCGTAATGGGCTGCAGTTCGCAGCCCATCCCGTCCGACGTCAACCATGCCTGTAACGTTAACACGGCGAGCCGGGCGATCATCACCGAGACGGCTGCGGAGCTGGGGCTGGCGTATCAGTTGACTGGTCAAAAGCCGTATGCCGACGCCGCTCTGGCTTACTCGCGCCACATCGCTTCCGTTCCGGTGCACACGAACGGCGAGTGGTCGATGGGCGCCAGGGTCGGGGCCTTAGGCATGATCTATGACTGGATTTACGACTACCTGCAAGAGGCCGACAGGGCCGATATACGCGCCAAAATCAAGGAAACGATCAGGTACGATGTCGCAGGCACCGACAATGACCTGGTCGGCATGATCTGCGGCAACCTCAATCCGCTCGCGGGGACCACGTTTGCCTGCTCGAAGACGGCAAATATCACACGGAACTATATCTCCGGCCATCACGGCAGCGCCATCCAGGGCGCTGCCCTCGGCCTGCTCGCGATCGCGGATAGGGAAACAAAGGCCGAAGTGATGCCGATGATCGATACGCTCCATTGGCACCAGGTGCACCAGGACGGTGATCGCATGGCCGGTTTTCTGCCCACGCGAAACTATATTTCTCAAGATGGCGGGCATCAGTCGCTCTTCACTTATGGCACTGGCGACGAACTGCTGCTGAGAATGGCCATGTGGCGCAAGGTCCAGACGAGCGGGACCGATGCCCTCATTGACGCACACAGCAACTTCGCTCCCAAGCTGGTGCTCCCGTACCTCTACGGCATGAGGAAGGGATACGTCGACGGCGCGCGCACTGACTGGGACGGCACCTTCCCGGCCGCGGGCGATAATTACGATACGCACTCGACCGATGGTCCGATCGCGAGCGTCACGTTGGCTGCCGCACTGGCGGGCGATGGCATCGCCGCCGCCTTCTACAAGGACCAGATCCAAGCGCCACGCTTGCTCTGGAACACGGAGCCGCTGTGGGAGCGCCTCTATTTCCCAGGCACGCTGGCGCAGCCCCGTGCGAACGATCTACCGTTGGCGAAGCATTTCGCCGTCGCGGGCAACGTATTGATGCGCGATACGTGGCACTACAATGACGCGGTTCTGCTCGACTTCAAGTCGACGTCGTTTGCCTCCGAGAACCACCACCACCTCGATCAAAACAGTTTCTCGCTGTTCTATCGTGCCCCCTTGCTCGTCGATTCGGGCAAGTACGATGACTATTACACAGCGCATTGGGAAAATTACTACCGCCGAACGATCGCTCACAATACCATCGTCGTGTTCGACCCTCAGGAGGCGTTCATGCGGGACGGAAAGACCTTCAGCAACGACGGCGGCCAGTGGTATCGCGGCGAAATCTATCCAACGTTGGAACAGATCAAGCCGGGTGGCATCAATGCATTGGACGGTGTGACGGCATTCGAAACCGGGGATCACTACACCTACGCGGTCGGTAACGCGAGCAAGGCGTACAAGTCGGGCGCGACTGAAAAGCTGCACCACGAGCAGGGCTTCCACCGCAGCATTATCTACCTGCGTCAGGATGGCGCGAAACCGATCGTCCTGGTGCATGATCGTATCAATTCGCCCAAAAAGCTGCTTGCCACGTCGTTGTTGCACAGTGTCGAGCGTCCGGAAACGTTCGCCAGCCAGCGCTACCTGGACGGCGGACGCTATGCGATCGACGGTGCGGCCAACCCACCGCTGCGTATCCGCAACGGTGGCGGCATGGTGACGGTCGAGCCACTGCTGCCGAAGCAGGCGACCATTCGCATCGTTGGCGGCAGCGCTGCGGAAGGACGCCGTTGCGTGCAGCGTCCCGACGTCAGCAGGACGACACCGGATGAGTACGATTGCCGATTTACCGTGCGCGGCGCGGATGGCATCTCGTACAACTATCCGCCACGAAACGTCTTCTGGAGCCCGCAACCGCCAGCACCGGACGCGGGCAACTGGCGCATCGAGATTGCGCCGGCAGCGGAAGGCGCAACGGGCTGGCAATTTCAGCGATTCCTGAATGTGTTGCGTGTGGGTGTCGATGACGGCACGCCGAAGGCGCCCGAGAATCCGACCTCGGAACTGCTGGCGAGCAGCGACAACAGCGCCGATGCGGTCAAGCTCGATAATGACCAAACGGTGGTGTTCTCGACGACGTACGCCCCGGTAAAGACGCTGAAGTGGGGGCCGCAGAACCCGGCGGCCAGCATGCTGGTGGCAGGTCTGGAAGCGGACAAGTATTACCGTATCGTATGTAACGCTTCGACGGAATGCAGTGTCGTACAGGAAGCGGGAGAAGGGCCGGGACGATACAAGAGCTCAGCGAAGGGCGTGCTCGATTACCCACCGGCCGGTCGGCGCTGA
- a CDS encoding putative bifunctional diguanylate cyclase/phosphodiesterase, translating into MSERSTAGRPAGGAGGGDGDPPDTAYFADHVLRAISDAVLCTDARGTVTFVNPAACTLLRGDAVSLLGYSADELFTLLSAALEPMQHPIIAVLASGVPARVPPGTILVRHDGSEFAIEDCTAPVFDAGGALCGAVMVFHDVTAAHQTMLQMTHQATHDFLTDLPNRALLGSRLAHEVALAARHGTQLAVLYLDLDNFKHVNDSLGHSAGDRLLGSVAARLRECVRRSDTISRFGGDEFVVLLTLTDNAAHMVGIAAGKILAALAAPHEVDGSTLHTSASIGIAVCPQDGTDAESLVRNADTALYLAKGSGKNTFRFYEPHMNEEAVRRQQLQSGLRAALGNGELRVHYQPKFDLRSGRLTGSEALVRWHHPVWGPVPPSRFIPVAEDFGLIGVLGRWVRDTACAQLVAWQQAGMAPGHAAVNVSARELHDPAFEEGLVQTLRETGIAPERLQLEITEGVLLQDTDAALAKLCRVRDSGVGLAIDDFGTGYSSLSYLRRLPVDTIKIDQSFVRAIGADAAGAAIVRAVIGLGQSLGRRIVAEGVEESDQLDFLRRQDCDEAQGYWFSAPLPAAEYASRYG; encoded by the coding sequence ATGAGCGAGCGCAGCACAGCAGGGCGGCCGGCCGGCGGGGCCGGCGGTGGCGATGGCGACCCGCCCGATACCGCCTATTTCGCCGACCACGTGCTGCGTGCCATCAGCGACGCGGTGTTGTGCACCGATGCGCGCGGCACCGTCACCTTCGTCAATCCGGCCGCTTGTACCCTGCTGCGCGGCGACGCCGTATCACTGCTGGGTTACAGCGCGGACGAGTTGTTCACGCTGTTGAGCGCCGCGCTGGAACCGATGCAGCATCCCATTATCGCCGTGCTGGCCAGCGGTGTGCCGGCGCGGGTACCGCCCGGCACGATCCTCGTGCGCCATGACGGCAGCGAATTCGCCATCGAGGACTGCACCGCGCCCGTGTTCGACGCCGGCGGCGCCCTGTGCGGCGCCGTGATGGTATTCCACGACGTGACGGCAGCGCACCAGACAATGCTGCAGATGACGCACCAGGCCACCCACGACTTCCTGACCGACCTGCCGAATCGCGCGCTGCTGGGCAGCCGGCTGGCGCACGAAGTGGCGCTGGCCGCGCGGCACGGCACGCAACTGGCAGTGCTCTACCTTGACCTGGACAACTTCAAGCACGTCAACGATTCGCTGGGACACAGCGCTGGCGACCGGCTGCTTGGCTCCGTGGCGGCGCGGCTGCGCGAGTGCGTGCGCCGCAGCGACACGATCAGCCGCTTCGGCGGCGACGAGTTCGTTGTGCTGCTGACGTTGACGGACAACGCCGCGCACATGGTCGGCATCGCGGCAGGCAAGATCCTGGCGGCACTGGCGGCGCCGCACGAAGTGGACGGCAGCACGCTCCACACCAGCGCCAGTATCGGCATCGCCGTCTGCCCGCAGGACGGCACGGACGCGGAAAGCCTGGTGCGCAATGCCGACACGGCGCTGTACCTGGCCAAGGGATCGGGCAAGAACACGTTCCGCTTCTACGAACCCCACATGAACGAGGAGGCCGTGCGGCGCCAGCAGCTGCAGAGCGGACTGCGCGCGGCGCTGGGCAACGGTGAACTGCGGGTGCACTACCAGCCCAAGTTCGACTTGCGCAGCGGCCGGCTGACGGGCAGCGAGGCCCTGGTGCGCTGGCATCATCCGGTGTGGGGCCCGGTGCCGCCCAGCCGCTTCATCCCGGTGGCGGAGGACTTCGGCCTGATCGGCGTGCTGGGGCGCTGGGTGCGCGATACCGCCTGCGCCCAGCTGGTGGCGTGGCAGCAGGCCGGCATGGCGCCTGGCCATGCGGCCGTCAACGTCTCCGCCCGCGAGCTGCACGACCCGGCCTTCGAGGAGGGACTGGTGCAGACGCTGCGCGAGACGGGCATCGCACCCGAACGCCTGCAGCTGGAGATCACGGAAGGGGTACTGCTGCAGGACACGGATGCGGCGCTGGCCAAACTGTGCCGGGTGCGCGACAGCGGCGTCGGCCTGGCGATCGACGATTTCGGCACCGGCTATTCCAGCCTCAGCTACCTGCGTCGCCTGCCGGTGGACACGATCAAGATCGACCAGAGCTTCGTGCGTGCCATCGGTGCCGACGCGGCCGGTGCCGCGATCGTGCGCGCGGTCATCGGCCTGGGCCAGAGCCTGGGCCGGCGCATCGTGGCCGAGGGCGTGGAGGAATCGGACCAGCTGGACTTCCTGCGCCGGCAGGACTGCGACGAGGCGCAGGGGTATTGGTTCAGTGCGCCGCTGCCGGCGGCGGAGTATGCCAGCCGGTATGGCTGA
- a CDS encoding glycoside hydrolase family 43 protein, whose translation MADSYVNPVYPHTMADPFVLKHDGLYYAYGTAPPSADGRAFPVLRSSDLVHWEPLGHALVPPGGSDFWAPEVAARDGVFYMYYSAHGIDGNDHQLRVASSEHPAGPFLDTGVVLVPDQPFSIDAHPFRDTDGQWYLYYCVDFLELEDDHRVGTGIVVDRLVDMQTLAGEPRVVVRPHQDWHLFLKQRSMYGAVYDWHTVEGPAVQQHDGKYYCFYSGGAWERENYGVSYVVADHPLGPFTRPPQGERALLMSTRPGRLIGPGHNSFTPSPDGSETWIVYHAWQPDMVGRRMCIDRLSWQGDRPVTDGPTWMEQPAPSARER comes from the coding sequence ATGGCCGACAGCTACGTCAACCCCGTCTATCCGCACACGATGGCCGATCCGTTCGTGCTCAAGCACGACGGCCTGTATTACGCCTACGGCACGGCGCCGCCGTCGGCCGACGGGCGCGCCTTCCCGGTGCTGCGCTCGAGCGACCTGGTGCATTGGGAGCCGCTCGGCCATGCGCTGGTGCCGCCCGGCGGCAGCGACTTCTGGGCACCGGAGGTGGCCGCGCGCGACGGCGTGTTCTATATGTACTACTCGGCCCATGGCATCGACGGCAACGACCACCAGCTGCGCGTGGCCTCCAGCGAGCATCCGGCCGGACCGTTCCTCGACACGGGCGTGGTGCTGGTGCCGGACCAGCCGTTCTCGATCGACGCCCATCCGTTCCGGGATACGGACGGCCAGTGGTACCTGTACTACTGCGTCGACTTCCTCGAGCTGGAGGACGATCACCGGGTCGGTACCGGCATCGTGGTGGACCGGCTGGTGGACATGCAAACGCTCGCCGGCGAACCGCGCGTGGTGGTGCGACCGCACCAGGACTGGCACCTGTTCCTGAAGCAGCGTTCGATGTATGGTGCCGTGTACGACTGGCATACGGTCGAGGGCCCGGCCGTGCAGCAGCACGACGGCAAATACTACTGCTTCTACAGTGGCGGCGCCTGGGAAAGGGAGAACTATGGCGTCAGCTATGTCGTGGCCGACCATCCGCTCGGACCGTTCACGCGGCCGCCCCAGGGCGAGCGCGCGCTATTGATGAGCACTCGGCCGGGACGCCTGATCGGGCCGGGGCACAATTCGTTCACGCCCTCGCCGGACGGCAGCGAAACCTGGATCGTCTACCATGCGTGGCAGCCGGACATGGTGGGCCGGCGCATGTGTATCGACCGGCTGAGCTGGCAGGGCGACCGGCCCGTCACGGATGGTCCCACCTGGATGGAGCAGCCGGCACCGTCGGCGCGCGAGCGCTGA